AACCGGCGTACGTCCTCGTCGAAGGCTTCACCGACGCGGGCGTCGACGGGGCCGTCGTGGTCGCCGGGGCGGTCGGGCGGTGTCTCGACTGCGGGCGGCAGGGCTCGGTCGACCGGCTGGCGGTCGGGCGGATCGTCGACGGCGAGTTCGCGCCGTACGACCCCGGCGGCGTCCGGTCGCCGTGTGGGCCCACCCGGTAACGCGGCGCGGCAAGAACGGCCGCGAGGCGGGAGCACCGGGGAGTACTGACGCGACGGGCGGCGGTTTACCCGATCCCGCCGTAGCCGTCCGCATCGATGCCAAGCGACGTCGAGACGTGGAAGGACGAGGTTTACGGGACGGCGATCCGCGAGCACGTCGAGCGGTTCGCGGAGCGCGGGTGGGAGTCGATCCCCGAGGACGAGCGCGACGCGTGGTTCGAGCGCTTCAAGTGGTACGGCCTGTACCACCAGCGCGCCGGTCAGGAGTCGTATTTCATGATGCGGATCGGGCCGCCGAACGGCGTCCTCGAACCGGGGCAGTTGCGCGCCGTCGCCGAACTCGCCCGCGAGTACGCGACGGGGCCCGCGGAGAACCCCGAGTTCGGCGACGGCTGGCTCGACGTGACGACCCGGCAGGCGATCCAGCTCCACTGGATCCGCATCGAGGACGTCCCCGCGATCTTCGACGCGCTGGCGGACGCCGGCCTCTCGACCGTGCAGGCCTGTGGCGACTCCTGGCGCAACATCGTCGGCTGTCCGGTCGCGGGTAAAGACGAACACGAGCACGTCGACGCGCTGGCGCTGACCCGGGAGCTCCACGACGCGTTCAAGCGCAACGAGGCGCACTCGAACCTCCCCCGGAAGTGGAAGGTGTCGGTGACGGGCTGTGACGAGGGCTGCGGTCAGGGCGACATCAACGACCTCGCGTTCGAACCCGCCGAGAAGGTAGTCGACGGCGAGCGGGTGAGAGGCTACAACGTCCGCGTCGGCGGCGGCCTCGCGCGCAACGAGCCCCGGTTCGCGAAGGATATCGACGTCTTCGTCACGCCCGAACGGGCCGTCGACGTGGCCGGCGGCATCTCCGCGCTCTTTCGCGACCACGGCAACCGCGAGAACCGCTACGCCGCCCGGATGAAGTTCCTCGTCGACGAGTGGGGCCCCGAGCGGGTCCGCGAGGTGCTCCGGGCGGAGTACGTCGACTTCGACCTCGAACCGGCGGGCGAGGACCTGCGCTCGTCGTACAGCTACAACGCCGGCGGCGACGGCAAGGGCGACCACGTCGGCGTCCACGAGCAGGTCGACGGGAACTACTACGTCGGGCTGAACGTCCTCGTCGGCCGCATCGGCGCCGAGGAGGCCGTCGAACTCGCCGCGCTGGCGGCGGAGTACGGCTCCGGCGAGGTTCGCCTGACCCAGCGCCAGAACGTGATCCTCACGGACGTCCCCGGGGGGAACCTCGACGACCTCCTCGCCGAATCCCTGCTCGACCGCTACAGCCCCGACCCCCACCCGTTCCAGCGCGGTTCGATCGCCTGCACCGGCACCGAGTTCTGCTCGCTGTCGATCGTCGAGACGAAAAACCGGATGGTGCGCTTCTCGCGCTGGCTCGTCGAGAACGTCGACCTCCCCGAGGGCGTCGCGGACTTTCACGTCCACCTCTCCGGCTGTACCGCGTCGTGTGCCCAGCCACAGATCGCCGACGTCTCCCTGCGCGGGATGAAGGCGCGCAAGAACGGCGACCCCGTCGAGGCCCTCGATATCGGTCTCGGCGGCGGTCTGGGCGAGGACCCGCAGTTCGCCTCGTGGGTGACGGAGCGCGTCCCCGCCGACGAGGTGCCGGGCGCGATACGGAACCTGCTCGAGAACTTCGCCGCCGAACGCGCCGGCGACGAGACGTTCCGCGAGTTCGTCGCCGCCCGCGACGACGAGGAACTGGCGGCCCTCGTCGAACCGGAGGAGACCGACTACGAGGACCCGTACATGCACAACACGAAGCGGACGTGGTACCCCTACGCCGAGGACGACGCCATGGAGGCGAGCCCCGCGCCCGCGAGCGCCGACGGGACGTCGCTTCCGACGGACGACTGAGCCGAGGGTGACTCCTCGCCGCCGTCGGGGTTTCGGTCTCCCGGGTGCGGCGGTTCGAATTGTCGCCGTCGCGGCCCTGAAGTGCGCGCGGGGACTCCCCCTTGCCATGGCCGACCGACTGATGCGCGTCACCGCCCACACGACCCTCGACCTCGTCGACGCGGTCGCGACGGGCCACGACTTCGAGGAGGCGACGTTCGCCGTCGTGGACGCGACCGCCGACCGCGAGAGCCCCGACCGGGTGCGCCTGCGGGTCGAACTCGACAACATGACCGAGACGAACCTGCCGGCGCACGTGACCGACCTCGGGCTGACGCCCGAGCAGGCCCGGACGCTGGCCGCCGACCTCGAGGACCACGCCGCACGCGTCGAGCGGGCACGGGGCGACGACGGCGAGTAGCGACACCCCTGTCGGCGCCTGCCGTCGCGGACTGGCGCGATTTCCCGCTGGCGGCTCAGCTGGGCATGGACGACGCGGCCGACCTCCTCGAGGAGAACCTGCGGGAGGAACAGGCGGCCCTCGACGAGCTGAAAGCGCTCACCGAGGAGTTCGACATGGACGCCATCCCCGCGTGAGAGCCGTGACGGACGCAAACGCGGACGAGGAAGACGAGGAGCGCACGGACGACCAGACCCAGTACGGCGACAGCGGCGAGGACCTCCTCGTCGGCGCCGAGGGTGAGACCGAAGACGACGCGGAGAGCGCCCCGGCGGCTCCCGGTTCTCGGCGTCGATCGGCGGCGGTCGAACCAAATTATTTCAGCCGTGTGCAGAGCTAGCGAATACCGCAGTTATACGACGGTGGGCGTCGACCTCCCCGGCGTGATCCCACGATGGCAGACGCACCCACGAAAACGGCCCGTGCCGAGTGGGGGACCCGGTTCGGGTTCCTGATGGCGATGATCGGCGCCATGGTCGGCGCCGGGAACATCTGGCGGTTCCCGTACGTGACCGGGAACAACGGCGGCGGCGCGTTCATCCTCGCGTTCCTGACGCTGCTGTTCCTGCTCGCGGCGCCCGGGCTGATGGCCGAGGTCGCGCTCGGGCGGTACACGGGGAA
The Salinilacihabitans rarus DNA segment above includes these coding regions:
- a CDS encoding nitrite/sulfite reductase — its product is MPSDVETWKDEVYGTAIREHVERFAERGWESIPEDERDAWFERFKWYGLYHQRAGQESYFMMRIGPPNGVLEPGQLRAVAELAREYATGPAENPEFGDGWLDVTTRQAIQLHWIRIEDVPAIFDALADAGLSTVQACGDSWRNIVGCPVAGKDEHEHVDALALTRELHDAFKRNEAHSNLPRKWKVSVTGCDEGCGQGDINDLAFEPAEKVVDGERVRGYNVRVGGGLARNEPRFAKDIDVFVTPERAVDVAGGISALFRDHGNRENRYAARMKFLVDEWGPERVREVLRAEYVDFDLEPAGEDLRSSYSYNAGGDGKGDHVGVHEQVDGNYYVGLNVLVGRIGAEEAVELAALAAEYGSGEVRLTQRQNVILTDVPGGNLDDLLAESLLDRYSPDPHPFQRGSIACTGTEFCSLSIVETKNRMVRFSRWLVENVDLPEGVADFHVHLSGCTASCAQPQIADVSLRGMKARKNGDPVEALDIGLGGGLGEDPQFASWVTERVPADEVPGAIRNLLENFAAERAGDETFREFVAARDDEELAALVEPEETDYEDPYMHNTKRTWYPYAEDDAMEASPAPASADGTSLPTDD
- a CDS encoding DUF6360 family protein gives rise to the protein MADRLMRVTAHTTLDLVDAVATGHDFEEATFAVVDATADRESPDRVRLRVELDNMTETNLPAHVTDLGLTPEQARTLAADLEDHAARVERARGDDGE